Proteins found in one Arthrobacter pascens genomic segment:
- a CDS encoding MFS transporter encodes MAVKTITEDSAGQPARRTLSSTTVLSAPAPGAPTRTPRAYVIGMPIASAGLWMAVLAPALVVLAIKVSEITTPETRAGALSLVAGVGALIALLANPFFGRLSDRTTSRFGMRKPWIIGGSIVGMGSLILLGSATDVAGVLVAWILVQLSFNAALAALVATLPDQTAPAERGRLSGLIGMTLPVGLVAAAYFAQLFDSAFQMAVVPGAVGTALAIGFAFTFKDRVLTEKPAPLSLREIAGSFYFNPRTYPGLGWAWFTKFLVYMGYCAGLLYLPYFFIDHLNVPEADVTGLVFQATLVSAAGTVLSSLAGGWISDRIGKRKGMVIASAIIMMAGLIVIATSTTTDQVLVGQAIAGLGLGCFGAVDVALIADLLPASQSENAKTFGVFNIAQALPQSLVPAIAFPVITLGGYPALFIGGAVVGIIGAVLVTRIKGVK; translated from the coding sequence GTGGCCGTCAAGACCATCACCGAGGATTCCGCAGGGCAGCCTGCCCGCAGAACCCTATCGAGCACCACCGTTCTATCTGCTCCCGCTCCGGGAGCGCCCACCAGAACACCCCGTGCCTACGTCATCGGCATGCCCATTGCCAGCGCCGGCCTGTGGATGGCCGTCCTCGCCCCTGCCCTGGTGGTGCTGGCCATCAAGGTTTCGGAGATCACCACTCCGGAAACCCGCGCCGGGGCACTCAGTCTTGTAGCCGGCGTCGGCGCCTTGATCGCGCTTCTGGCCAACCCGTTCTTCGGCCGGTTGAGCGACCGCACCACCTCCCGGTTCGGCATGCGCAAGCCCTGGATCATCGGCGGCTCCATCGTGGGTATGGGCTCGCTGATCTTGCTCGGATCAGCCACGGACGTCGCCGGCGTGCTGGTGGCCTGGATCCTTGTCCAGCTCAGCTTCAACGCGGCGCTGGCAGCGCTGGTGGCAACCCTCCCGGACCAGACAGCACCCGCTGAGCGTGGGCGCCTGTCCGGACTGATCGGAATGACCCTTCCGGTTGGCCTGGTTGCCGCAGCGTATTTCGCCCAGCTCTTCGACAGCGCCTTTCAGATGGCCGTGGTTCCGGGCGCGGTTGGCACAGCACTTGCAATTGGCTTTGCCTTCACCTTCAAGGACCGCGTCCTCACCGAGAAGCCGGCACCGCTGAGCCTCAGGGAAATCGCAGGGTCCTTCTATTTCAACCCCCGCACCTACCCGGGACTCGGCTGGGCCTGGTTCACCAAGTTCCTGGTGTACATGGGCTACTGCGCCGGCCTGCTCTACCTGCCCTACTTCTTCATCGACCACCTCAACGTTCCTGAAGCCGATGTCACGGGGCTGGTCTTCCAGGCCACCCTGGTCAGCGCTGCGGGTACGGTGCTCAGCAGCCTCGCCGGTGGCTGGATCAGCGACCGGATCGGCAAGCGCAAGGGAATGGTCATTGCATCAGCCATCATCATGATGGCCGGCCTCATCGTCATTGCCACGAGCACCACCACCGACCAGGTCTTGGTGGGACAGGCAATCGCCGGCCTCGGCCTCGGCTGCTTCGGAGCTGTTGACGTTGCCCTCATCGCCGACCTCCTACCTGCCAGCCAGAGCGAGAACGCCAAGACGTTCGGCGTCTTCAACATCGCCCAGGCGCTGCCCCAGTCGCTCGTTCCCGCTATCGCGTTCCCCGTCATCACCCTCGGCGGCTACCCCGCCCTCTTCATCGGCGGGGCCGTCGTCGGCATCATCGGCGCCGTCCTCGTCACCCGCATCAAAGGAGTCAAGTAA
- a CDS encoding TetR/AcrR family transcriptional regulator — translation MSSSKPRGQYAKGAERREQIIQMATDVFATEGFEGAALKRVAELVGVKEATLFHYFRGKQELLTAVLAERDRRSLAAIEEKEVGLSLMVRSAERNRREPGLTTLYAVASATANDPGHDSHGYFKERYAEVVDALAADIERRQTTGETRSDLPARNLARLVVAVSDGLQLQWLYDKDVDVADGLSEFIDALLKPQAQT, via the coding sequence ATGTCTTCATCAAAGCCGCGCGGGCAGTACGCAAAAGGGGCTGAGCGCCGCGAGCAGATCATCCAAATGGCAACTGACGTCTTCGCCACGGAAGGCTTTGAAGGCGCCGCCCTCAAGCGGGTGGCCGAACTGGTGGGGGTCAAGGAAGCAACACTGTTCCACTACTTCCGCGGCAAGCAGGAGCTCCTGACGGCGGTGCTGGCTGAAAGGGACCGCCGCAGTCTTGCAGCCATAGAAGAGAAAGAGGTCGGTCTGTCGCTGATGGTCCGGTCCGCCGAGCGGAACCGCCGGGAGCCAGGGCTCACCACCTTGTACGCCGTGGCGTCAGCCACCGCAAATGACCCCGGACACGACTCGCACGGCTACTTCAAGGAACGCTACGCCGAAGTGGTTGACGCCCTCGCCGCGGACATCGAACGTCGCCAGACCACCGGAGAAACCCGCTCGGACCTGCCCGCCAGGAATTTGGCCCGGCTGGTAGTGGCCGTCTCCGACGGCCTGCAGCTGCAGTGGCTCTACGACAAGGACGTGGACGTGGCTGACGGCCTGTCAGAGTTCATCGATGCGCTCCTGAAACCGCAGGCGCAAACCTAG
- a CDS encoding YciI family protein: MSKYLILIFQDDAVTQQADGESISAAYQEFMQRRNGSLLSGAALQPASTATSIRRHGSGGFTVTDGPFAESKETLGGYFLIEAADLDEALEIAKEVPAGVGVEVRRVRVVS, from the coding sequence ATGTCCAAGTATTTAATCTTGATCTTCCAGGATGATGCGGTGACACAACAGGCCGACGGCGAGTCGATCAGCGCCGCCTACCAAGAGTTCATGCAGCGTCGTAACGGGTCCCTCCTCAGCGGGGCCGCACTGCAGCCAGCCTCGACGGCGACGTCCATCCGGCGCCACGGATCGGGCGGATTCACGGTGACGGATGGTCCGTTCGCCGAGTCGAAGGAGACGCTGGGCGGCTACTTCCTGATCGAGGCCGCTGACCTCGACGAGGCGCTGGAGATCGCCAAGGAGGTTCCCGCCGGCGTCGGGGTTGAGGTCCGCCGCGTGCGAGTGGTCAGCTGA
- a CDS encoding RNA polymerase sigma factor translates to MPQAASSEVAAAVAEAHRREWAFVLAATLRVTGDIDTAEEAVQDAYASALSTWGPRGIPKNPGAWLTVTARRRALDMHRRAATAQRALPKLLGPGEYLPDAPGRDGEDITDDRLRLIFTCCHPALAPDAQVALTLRLLCGLSTADVARAFLVPEATIAARITRAKKKIAAARIPYRVPAASELRDRLDGVLSVVYLVYTTGHTAPSGENLMRRDLAERGHELARMLRVLLPGDGDVAGLLALVLLTDARSSARLDEHRELVLMENQDRSKWDRSAITEGVALLREALNLRPPSRFALMAAIAAVHDESNSWSDTDWQEILGLYDLLLEKWPSPVVKLNRAIAVGFAVGHAEGLAELDALGAEPQLARYPYLAAARANFLARLGRFDDVRVAFEEALILTENDTERRYLQSRLSELTG, encoded by the coding sequence ATGCCGCAGGCCGCCAGCTCGGAGGTCGCTGCCGCGGTTGCGGAAGCGCACCGTCGGGAGTGGGCGTTCGTGCTGGCGGCCACCCTGCGTGTTACCGGCGATATCGACACAGCCGAAGAAGCCGTCCAGGACGCGTACGCCAGCGCATTGTCGACGTGGGGTCCGCGTGGCATCCCGAAGAACCCCGGGGCGTGGCTCACCGTGACCGCGCGGCGGCGGGCCCTGGACATGCACCGCCGCGCCGCCACGGCGCAGCGGGCGCTCCCCAAGCTTCTCGGCCCGGGCGAGTATCTACCCGACGCCCCGGGCCGGGACGGCGAAGACATCACCGATGACCGGCTTCGGTTGATCTTCACGTGCTGCCATCCCGCCCTCGCCCCTGACGCTCAGGTCGCCCTGACGCTACGGCTCCTCTGTGGGCTGTCCACGGCTGATGTGGCGCGGGCGTTTCTCGTACCGGAGGCGACAATAGCGGCGCGGATTACCCGGGCGAAAAAGAAGATCGCGGCCGCCCGCATCCCTTACCGCGTTCCGGCGGCGTCGGAGCTTCGGGATCGTCTGGACGGCGTCCTGTCCGTCGTTTACCTGGTGTATACCACCGGACATACCGCCCCATCGGGAGAGAATCTGATGCGCCGGGATCTCGCGGAACGGGGCCATGAGCTCGCGAGGATGCTGCGCGTCCTGCTGCCGGGCGACGGCGACGTCGCCGGGCTTCTTGCCCTCGTACTACTCACCGACGCTCGCAGCAGCGCCAGGCTGGACGAACACCGTGAACTCGTGTTGATGGAGAACCAGGACCGATCAAAATGGGACCGGTCGGCCATAACTGAAGGAGTGGCTCTCCTGCGCGAGGCTTTGAACCTCCGGCCGCCAAGCCGCTTCGCCCTCATGGCGGCAATTGCGGCCGTCCATGATGAGAGCAATTCGTGGTCCGACACTGACTGGCAGGAGATCCTCGGCCTCTACGACCTGCTGCTGGAGAAGTGGCCGTCTCCCGTCGTCAAGCTCAACCGGGCAATCGCCGTCGGCTTCGCGGTGGGCCATGCGGAAGGTCTGGCTGAACTGGATGCGCTTGGCGCCGAACCCCAACTGGCCCGCTACCCGTATCTTGCTGCCGCACGGGCCAACTTCCTGGCCCGGTTGGGCCGTTTCGACGACGTTCGGGTCGCCTTCGAGGAGGCGCTGATCCTGACCGAAAACGACACCGAACGCCGCTACCTGCAGAGCCGTCTGAGCGAATTGACGGGTTGA
- the arr gene encoding NAD(+)--rifampin ADP-ribosyltransferase has translation MGVCMENEPTPSEGNDPGPFYHGTKADLKPGDLLEAGHSSNYGERRQANYIYLTATLDAATWGAELGVGEGPGRIYRVEPTGPFEDDPNLTDKKFPGNPTRSYRTREPLRVVHEILEWEPHSPKMLQEMRNHLEELKRLGIDAIND, from the coding sequence ATGGGGGTCTGTATGGAGAACGAACCGACGCCGTCCGAGGGCAATGATCCCGGGCCTTTCTATCACGGCACCAAGGCTGACCTGAAGCCTGGGGACTTGCTGGAAGCCGGTCATAGCTCGAATTACGGGGAGCGAAGGCAGGCGAACTACATCTACCTGACTGCGACTCTTGATGCGGCAACTTGGGGAGCGGAACTCGGGGTGGGCGAGGGACCAGGCAGAATCTACCGTGTGGAACCCACCGGCCCCTTTGAGGATGACCCCAATCTGACGGACAAGAAGTTCCCGGGCAACCCGACGAGGTCCTACCGTACCCGGGAGCCACTGCGAGTCGTTCACGAGATCTTGGAGTGGGAGCCACACTCCCCCAAGATGCTTCAGGAGATGCGGAACCACCTTGAAGAACTCAAGCGGCTAGGCATCGACGCAATCAACGACTGA
- a CDS encoding GNAT family N-acetyltransferase, translating to MNAVALRDGKQSDPQLKQRALAKLTVPGSILSVAETGSSIHGFALAMEKTSPGTATKAHLALLAVDAAYQSHGLGRSLLASITNTLVREGFTEVTLGVLEENLAARKIYEDAGWQATGRGFFEDSGRPCIHYELGLDPATAM from the coding sequence ATGAACGCCGTCGCCCTTCGTGACGGCAAACAAAGCGATCCACAGTTGAAGCAAAGAGCGTTGGCCAAACTGACGGTCCCAGGAAGTATCCTTTCAGTCGCCGAAACCGGATCGAGTATCCACGGATTCGCGTTGGCCATGGAAAAGACCTCGCCGGGAACGGCCACGAAAGCTCACCTTGCCCTGCTTGCCGTAGACGCCGCTTATCAATCCCACGGGCTGGGCCGTTCCCTGCTTGCCAGCATCACCAACACACTCGTGAGGGAAGGATTTACGGAGGTGACGCTCGGGGTCTTGGAGGAAAACCTGGCGGCTCGCAAAATTTACGAAGATGCGGGCTGGCAGGCCACCGGACGTGGGTTCTTTGAGGATTCGGGACGCCCATGCATCCACTACGAGCTGGGACTGGACCCAGCTACTGCAATGTAA
- a CDS encoding PaaI family thioesterase, translated as MTERERLITWDDPAVGVAAMPSMSGLDYLHSMMGKKLPAPPMGELLNMTLVEAEPGTATFTCSPDESHYNPIGAVHGGLVCTLLDSALGCAVQTTLPQGVGYTSIEIKVNYLRPVRAGSGPLTCVGVVSKAGSRVAFAEGTVTDASGKLVATASGSLLVFPIG; from the coding sequence GCGTGGCAGCCATGCCGAGCATGAGCGGCCTGGACTATCTGCATTCAATGATGGGCAAAAAGCTCCCGGCTCCACCCATGGGAGAACTGCTGAACATGACCTTGGTTGAGGCCGAGCCGGGAACGGCCACCTTCACCTGCAGCCCGGACGAATCCCATTACAACCCCATTGGCGCAGTTCACGGCGGGCTGGTGTGCACCCTGCTCGATTCGGCCCTGGGCTGCGCCGTACAGACCACCCTTCCCCAGGGTGTGGGCTACACGTCCATAGAAATCAAAGTGAACTATCTGCGCCCAGTCCGGGCCGGCAGCGGCCCGTTGACCTGTGTGGGCGTGGTCTCGAAGGCCGGCAGCCGCGTTGCCTTCGCAGAGGGCACGGTCACCGACGCCAGCGGCAAATTGGTGGCCACCGCCAGCGGGTCCCTGCTCGTCTTTCCCATCGGCTGA